Genomic DNA from Candidatus Kapaibacterium sp.:
CGAGCAGGCACGGGCAGTCGCTGCCGCGTACCCGACGGGACGCCGACGCGAGACTCCAGCCCCATTTGAGCGGCTCCGCGAACGGGCTCTCGTCCCCGAGAGCATAGACACTTCTCGAGGACGTCGTGAAGTTAGCATTGATGCCAAGTCTACCGATCTCCTCGTCATCGGCACTACCCCTGTGGAGCTGTGGGCAGTCGAGCAACTCGTGGACATCAGCCAGACACGGGCTATTGGATACGCCATCCACACAATCGCCGAGCGCTATGCCGATGGGCGTAAGCGACTCGCAGAGCTGCTGGACGCAGCGGAGCAGCTCATGGATACTGAAGCCCTCGAGGCACTCTCTCCCTTCGCCCGGGGTGGGCGCCACCCCGGAAACTTAGCTCGGCCTCGACGGTACGAGATTGCCGCTGCGCTCAACCGCCTCCGCACTGTCCGCATGCGGCAGGTGTAGCGGAAAAGGCAAGGACTCTGCGTCTGTAGCCCTCCGTACACCATCCGTCAGACCCCGGAATGGCGCGCATCGGCTCTGAGATTCCCCACGATGCCACCTACGAGCGGAACTACGACTACAACCGCGAGCAGCTCCGCATCCTGCAGGCCCGTGCAGAACGCATCCGACAAGGGGGTGGGCCCGCAGCCCAGGAACGACTCCGAGCCCGCGGCAAGCTACCAGCACGCGAGCGAATTGCCCGACTGATCGATCCTGGTACGAGCTTTCTGGAACTGGGGTTGTTTGCTGCCTACGGGATGTACAGCGAATACGGCGGCTGTCCTGCTGCCGGCGTCATCGTCGGCATTGGAATCATTGCCGGGCGTGAGTGTGTCATCGTTGCCAACGACGCCAGCGTGAAGGCTGGCGCATGGTTCCCGATGACAGCAAAGAAGAATCTTCGCGCGCAGGAGATCGCGCTGGACAACCGCGTGCCCATCATCTACTTGGTGGACTCCGCTGGGGTCTTCCTACCGCTGCAGGACGAGGTCTTCCCGGACAAGGAGCACTTCGGTCGGCAGTTCCGCAACAATGCCATCCTCTCTTCGCTCGGCGTGCCGCAGATTGCCGCAATCATGGGCCCTTGCGTGGCCGGTGGAGCCTACTTGCCGATCATGAGCGACGAGGCTATCATGGTGGAGGGCACTGGCAGCCTCTTCCTGGCTGGGCCAGCGCTAGTAGAGGCGGCCATTGGGGAGAAAGCAGACATCGAAGAGCTTGGCGGGGCTCGCATGCATGCCAGCATCAGCGGCGTTGTCGATCATCGTGTCCGCAATGACGAGGAGGCCATCACGCTGATTCGGTCCCTCGTGGCGAAGATCTCCCCAGCGAAAGGGCGCAAGCCTATCTTTGACCGTACTGACCCCCGGCCGCCAGCATTCGACCCAGAGGAGATTTTGGGCATCCTCCCTGCTGACCGCACGAAGCCATACGATACTTACCAGCTCCTGGCCCGCATCCTGGACGACTCGGAGCTGGACGAGTACAAGGCCGAGTACGGCAAGACCATCATCTGCGGCTATGGGCGCATCGATGGCTGGGCCGTCGGGATT
This window encodes:
- a CDS encoding acyl-CoA carboxylase subunit beta codes for the protein MARIGSEIPHDATYERNYDYNREQLRILQARAERIRQGGGPAAQERLRARGKLPARERIARLIDPGTSFLELGLFAAYGMYSEYGGCPAAGVIVGIGIIAGRECVIVANDASVKAGAWFPMTAKKNLRAQEIALDNRVPIIYLVDSAGVFLPLQDEVFPDKEHFGRQFRNNAILSSLGVPQIAAIMGPCVAGGAYLPIMSDEAIMVEGTGSLFLAGPALVEAAIGEKADIEELGGARMHASISGVVDHRVRNDEEAITLIRSLVAKISPAKGRKPIFDRTDPRPPAFDPEEILGILPADRTKPYDTYQLLARILDDSELDEYKAEYGKTIICGYGRIDGWAVGIVANQRAIVRSGRGELQIGGVIYSDSADKAARFIMNCNQRGIPLVFFQDVTGFMVGTRAEQGGIIKDGAKMVNAVANSVVPKITVIVGNSFGAGNYAMCGRAYDPRLIVAYPTARIGVMGGAQASRTLLTIRLENLKREGKTLSEEEQQALLREIEQRYEEQLSPYYAAARLWVDELISPLQTREYISRMLACAAHNDTLRPWSVGVLQT